DNA sequence from the Salvia splendens isolate huo1 chromosome 19, SspV2, whole genome shotgun sequence genome:
GCACAATGTTCTATTTCTGTTACTAACTCCCTCTCTACTAACCAAAATCAAGCATCTTATACAGAATACAGAGAAGGAAACAGccaaaatcaaatttattatacAAAACATAAGGAAGGAAACATCATGCACACTGAATTTCTGAATctaaaaaacatttttattcGATTTCTCTTGAATGAAGAAGGGTTGAAATTAGTCAACCGATTTCACAAATTCTACCAAGATCTTAATCAATTCAAAATACATGAATCAAAACAAAAGCATCAATCGCACAAACTGATCAAAACTTCAGGAAACCACCGAATCTGCCAACCATAAACTCACCTGCGTATAATTACAAATGAAATTTCAACCAAAACCAGTACGCAACattatagaaaaaataaatagaaaatgaaagcGTGAGAGATCACCTTGAAAATCCGGTAGAATTGAATGTGAGAAGAAGAACGTTTATATTGTAGACTATTTAGTACTCCCCATCCCGTTCTTAGACGCGTTCGTGACGTATTTTTTGTAGATATTTCTGCTCAATGACACGTGGCTATTTGATTAACTTAGTTGACTTTTTGTATTGAACAAATTCTTGATTCCGGCAAAATAGTaccgtactccctccgtcccaacgaAGATTACACCTTTCTTGCAAAGCAAGAGATTttagataattttattttgtgtgttaagtagagagagtaaaataaaagagatagaTAAATGAGAGATCaaagtgtttccatttttaataatGAGTAATCTTAATTGTgataaaccaaaaaaaatgagtcatctttaatggacggaggaagtactgtattattacaattacaatatgttttttttatgaacaTTGAAATGTATTACAAATACTCCAACTAGAAggttaatatatactcccttcatcccatagaaatatgtcatatttctttttttatccgtcccatacaaatagtccatatccatttatgacaacttttttctccttcatttttactttattatctatgggtctcattatccactacacaatttcaactattttttctccttatctcttattttaccaattatgtattaaaactcgtgccaataCCAAATGAgttatttctatgggacggggAAGTAATATTTACTCATTCtatccataaaaaaaatttcagatgtccataaaaaataatttaatttaaaaataaagagtttctcttaaattattatatttacattcctacttatttacaacttatatctaccatttatctactttttctcttcaatCATACTTTACTCCctttttattctctttctctcttctactttatctATTTTGTCTCACCTCTcacttattttaccaattttctcattaaaatttgAGTCGTCtacaaataagactatttttatggacgaaacgagtatgataataaaaaatgaatattagaTCATGAGAAATTAATTACGAAATCACAATTCACATTTTTTTAACTCTTGAGCCGGCCCATATTTTTACGTGCAAAACACTTcttcataaaatatttatatgtgCTTATAAACATTGCCGGGTAATCGGGTCAATGCAGCCCGTAAAAGATCTTAATTTCTGAAAAGCGGCCCAATTATTTCTGTCTACTCTTTTTTTAGCAAACAGTCCGTTTCCTAGTCGGGTCGGGCCAGCCCATGAAGCCGGGCTATAGTGAGTGCTCACCACGAAATGAAATGGAATTAAGCTGTTGAACAATTGTCGTTTTTGTAACCAAATCTTCCTTTTTGTGCCTGTTTATATTTATACAGATGGTCGATGATTCGCGACAAAAAGAAATGTTTTACTCCACTTAACAAATTAAATGAGTAAGAATTCTTGTCAATTCTTAATCAGGGtattagtgtaaaaaatttatCATATGAATTGGATTTTTAATCGCGTAATGAAAATATTCCCAATAAAACAATAGTTACACAATCCacaattttaatcaatattttattttgaatagtAAAATGCCACAACAAATTCGGTAATCACGATTGGCTAGACACTAACATTAGTATTTTCCAATAAGAAAGCACTTGAAACTTTAATGTCGCATTATAATTCTATAATAATGAAGTGGTGTTCGAttttctagataaaataatactccctccgtcccgcactactcgcacgtatttcctttttgggcgtcccaagttacttgcactctttccatttttagtaaaaattttcacctatagccgtcatttttgacttttctatacactcattccttaatctccgtgccgaaaaggaaatgagcgagtagctcaggacggagggagtactaagatataatttaggattgagtggtgagattattttagtcacaaggggttagctatgactaattatcccatgattatccatctaggattgagttggaGAActaaatctcatgaaccaaacacactactaatttaatccggagatacaatcttgcaaaccgaacactgACTAAGGTATAGTATACTCATGAATACTGTATAGCTACTGGCAGCTCAAATATCCAACACTTCTCTGCACCAAATTAATGGCAAGAAAACAATCCATCTCCGCCGTCTTCTTCCTCTCAAACACCCGCAACACCTCCACCTCTCCCGTCAGCGCCGCCCGGCTATTCAGCGGCAGCACCCCACCCTCCAAATCGCTCTTCACCTGAACCCGGTCCGCCAATCCGGCCGACGACAGCTCCACCTGTTggcaaatgaaaaaaattaaataaatataacaaaatcTCATTCGGTATAAAAAGAGAACTGAAAGTTTCATGGGCCTCCCCTTATCATCAATTAGTTTTAGGATGGAAGATTTCTATCACTACCTGAACCCTGATCTTCCGGGTAGAGCGCGCTCTCGCGGTCCACCCGGGGACCAGCGCGGACCCCACCACGGCGCCGTCGTAGGAAAAGTACACGGTGGTGGAGTCGAAATTGTAGCGGCCGAAGTTGGTGTTCTTCACGGCGAGCTCGGCGTAGAGCGTGATGTCGAACGAGGGGTCGGCGTCGGAGTAGGTGAAGGCGCCGAATGCGGCGGAGCTCACGCGGAACTTGGGTGTACGGGTTCGCATGAGGGTGAGGGTTAGGAGGAGGATGATTCCGATTTTGAAGacggcgaggaggaggaggtagATTAAGCATCTCTTTCGTCTCCGGCGGCGGAGCTCTCGGTTGTCGCCGTGTTCGTTAACTTCCGCCATTCAATATTGTTGAAGCGAAGGGGAATTAGAaatgatatttaatttatgataaGAGAGTGTGTCACACAGCATTGAATgcagaagttttttttttttgcattgaATGCAGAAGTTTAGTGGGGAGGTATGTGTGGAAAAGTATGATGTGGATATATGtgtgtttaatttattttgtttattaatcCATACAAATACACAACGACATTCAAAACACTTCATTTGTAGGTAGAGATTTGGTTAAGGAAGAAAGTATCATATCAAGAGGAAATAGTGACATGAGATGATGAGTCACGTGGATGATTTATGTACTCCACTTACGTTATTGCAAAGATAATTATAAGAAAGTAAGAAATTGTGTTTAAAAAGTAAAGTTGCATATATTTATAGATGTTGTCCAACGCtattagtatataaatatataaaaaatactagtaaatgTGAAAATATGTTAATTGAGAATTGTGATGTGTGATGTAGAAAGGAAAAAGTAATAAACGCGTGATGTAGGTCCTTTAGAATTTTGTTCGTACAGTATTAAATTTGTTTTCATATTGTCAACTTGGATGGCTCAATTTCAAAATAGGGACCAGAAGGAAACTTCCTTGGATTGAGACCTTAATTCTATTAAGTTTATACCTTCGAAATATATATGCCTCTCTAACTCTCTTATATAAGTTGCTCTCCTATACATATACTGATACTCAGAATTGAATTATACAACATGGGTTCAGTGGAATGCATGTGCTAACCTTAACTAAAGAAAATTACATTCTTAGTCTCtaaattatactataatattatttgtggcctatattctttaaaaatattacCATATATCTTTAAACATTGATGTAATATCGCTAACATTGAATATTTAGGACCACAAATGACCTTTACTCTTCTATaacaaaacaataaacaaaTGTTAGGTTATAGtattaaaagaaaattgaggGGTCTCCTACTTCATATTCAAATTAAAAGTTGTTAATCCAGTCAAAATTCACTTAATtatcgttgaccgttaaaaatTTGACGGTTCCATCCAAAGTGGACTAAATCCGGACTGTTTTCATTTGTTCAGGAtacaataattcaaaagataatgttttggaccaaaatcataaaatcgtcatatgtttaggaccacaaATGGCCTTTAGTCTATAATAATTACAATGCGTGTAATATGTACTGATTGTATTTtcatagattttttttattgtgctTCAACTATATGAAGATTGAGTTTATAAAGTATGCGATTGAGTTCTAACATACCTTAATTTGATTGTATGACTGTGCTGATTAAATTGTATGGTTGTGCTGATTTATCCTTCGCATGCTGCTTTTACGAGTTTCAGTATATATTGGTATATAGATTGCTTATGGATCATTTACCG
Encoded proteins:
- the LOC121778565 gene encoding uncharacterized protein LOC121778565; the encoded protein is MAEVNEHGDNRELRRRRRKRCLIYLLLLAVFKIGIILLLTLTLMRTRTPKFRVSSAAFGAFTYSDADPSFDITLYAELAVKNTNFGRYNFDSTTVYFSYDGAVVGSALVPGWTARARSTRKIRVQVELSSAGLADRVQVKSDLEGGVLPLNSRAALTGEVEVLRVFERKKTAEMDCFLAINLVQRSVGYLSCQ